AGTGTCTCATCCATCATTAGTGGctccacacacacaggaggggtAGAGCTAGCTGCAGGATGGCTCCATCTCCAAGGAGAAGTCGCTAGCCACTCTGGGCCCCACCTTTCACTTGTACGGATGGGGGCAGGTGGATCAGacccttttccccttcccagacTGCATGACAGGGATGGGAGTGAAGGCCAGCTGGCTAGGGAGGAATGGCCTACAGACTACACCATGAAGAAATCATGTATCTGATTGAGATGCAGAACCACATATTATAAACGTAAGATAAAGATAAGCACTGATTAAAAACATGAGCTAACTtaatgttaaaaaacaacaacaacaacaacaacagtacaGCACAGGATAGGCCCACGTCACAGAACACCACAAACATAACATACAAGAATTGCCAGGCCCAGAGGTGAAGGGATCCTTAATTTCTTGAACCCTTTGATTAAAAGAAGTTACTGATTTCCCCTATAAGACCCTGAAaattcacagagaaagaaagtgtaAACTTTTCACTCAAAATACACACCAAGTCTAAATTATCACAAATTCTGTATCAAGGCAATTTGATTAAGCTTTCCCCAAATATCCCCAAACCAAGGACACAGATTCTGTCTGGCCAGTTCTCATCCCTCACAGTTGTCCACCCAGGCTGCAAGAGATCCGTGGGGAAACATCCTACAGAACACCGGCAGACCCCCCCTCTCCTCACAGAGATTCGGGCACCATACCAGTCAGGGTGGAAGAGTGTACACATGTGGTGGAGCCTCGCCTCAGCCAGTCCCTCTGGAAGCTCACAGAAGACAGACATAGCCCATCACACAGAAGGGCAGAAATGGGGCCATACTGCACCCACTCACCGACTGTAGACAGGGATCTCCAGGCCCAGTTCATCCATGAGGAGCTGCATTACATCATCGCATTTCCCATGAAGCTTCAAAGCAGCCCAGTCATCCTTTGGTGTCCACTGAAGATAAGAAAGGCAGATGAGAGTAACTTCCCACCCTTTGCTGGTCCCCTGCAGGCTGGGTCAGCCCTCTCTAGGAACATGAACCTGTACAAGACTTCCAGGATGGACGAACATGGCACATTTCCCTGGCTCCTCTGATCTAAGACCCAGGTATAAGGATTTGGAAGCTCTAAGTACCCATGTTACCTGCAAGTTCACAATGTAGAGTTTAGGCCGCCGGTTTGGAGGCTTCGTCATGCACCAGAGGCGAGGATACTTCTTTAGTACCTGTAGGAATGGACAGACACAACACACGGTATAAGGATGAAAACCAAGACAGCAAATCTAATGCCCATTAATAGTTCTGGGTAGGCTGGCCCGTAACATGCTCAACCCACAAGGAGTTCATGGTATTGTCAGCACGTACCTTCAAGCTGGACCCTAAACACAGGATCGTGTCTGCTTTACTAGCAGCCTCGGTCGCTGCCTCCCAGTTCAGAGGCTGCCCTAATGTCCCCCTCTCCCCGAAGTGCACAATGGTATCCCGCAGCTGAGTCCCACACTTATGGCAGGTCCGGCCAGTCTGGTGTCGGTGAAGGGCAGTACGTTCTGTCACATCAAACACTCGCACATATTCCCTATTAGGGATGCAGGAAGTGCAGACCTGAGGATGAGAGGGCATAGTGAGTGAGATCTGCCTGTCACCCGGGCCCTGTGTCCCTCTGGTACCGCTCACTTCTATATACATATTCCCATGGAGCTCTGAGATGGCAGTCCGTGGCAGCCCGCTGCGTAGATGGAGCCCATCACAGTTCTGAGATACCACATGCTGCACCTGGAAAACAGAACAGGGTGGCAGTCAGTAGGGGACAGAGGAAGCACCCTGTGGCAGTGAAATTATCTTCAGCCCAGTCTGGCCAAGGGCCAAGGTTCCCAAAACAAACAGGCAACTGTAACCCAGGAGGGCCCCGTGGCCCGGAAGGAGTCAAGTACCCCCAACTAGCTCTGATACACTGGTAACACCCAGGAGAGAAAGCATCTGTGTGACCCTTGCAAGGTGGGTAACAGCTCGGGGCACTGGAGCAATACCCTCTTAGGTCATTCACTTTCAGGACACTCAAGAGCCTAGGCAGATCCCTTCCCTACTCGCTCAGCAGATCTCTGGAGGTTTCTGACAAACCTCCACTGTAGCTAAGATGTTGTCTCaaggtcccccacccccaaccccgccCCTGCCGACACAAAAGAGATTGAATGGTGAGCTGCAAGCTAACTGTTCAGGACAGGCGCTACTCTTTCTTCTTGGAAAGAAAGCACAGCAGGGATCAAACAGGAGTCTGAGCTCCTGGAACTGTTTATCACAGGGCTGACTGGGCACTGAGGTGCAGCTTTGGGCTCTCACCAGTTTTTGCTCATGTAGACGGGTGATGCTCATGTGGGTGAGAGTGGGCTCTGCTTCACTTAGGTCAGCAGCACTGCAGGGTACGAGAGAAAAGAGAGGTGAAAGAACTGTGCCATGCAGGCACAGCTGTTGCCTGAGAGGGCTGTGAGATGCTCACCTcacacttcttcctttctgaagcAGTGTCCACACTCCATTGGGGCCCCGATAATCTGGGATAGAAGCTGCCTGCACAATTGGACAAAAAGATATGTCTAATGGAAGGGAGTCACCCCAGGTACTGCAGAATACCCCATATGGGGCATGCCACATTCTAAGTTAGCCGATAGACTAGTGTCTGTTCTGTCCACTGCTGACCTGTCTGATCCCCAAGTAGAATGGACCCAAGTACGTCTCTTTCTGTCTATGCATATGACTTTCCTGTCCTGTCTAGTCCAGCTCACCCTTCCACACTCCTCAGAACCCTGCCCTACTTCAGGGTCCTTTCTAGCAGTGAGCAGCTATGTCCACATCTGTCTCAAACACTGAAGGGCTCATCAGTATCCAAAGGAACAGGTCTTAGTGTTTTCAAGTTTGGAAAATAGTAAGCTCCAGGAGGAAGCACACCTCTGTCCAAATACTTATATCCTGGCTCTGAACAGTTTTCATTCCGACTTAGCATACATATAAAAGCCTCTAAGATGAGATAAGTGTCAGTTAAATTTCCACGAGAAACAGAAAGCATATAAGATCTAAGAGTCTTTGGATCCTGGCTGGGGAAGCCCTGTATCTTCACTGCTGCTTAAGCTCAGAGAGGTGCCCACCCTGACCAGCAATCCCAATACATTAAGGGCAAGAACCCCAAATGGTGCTCAGACCACATTTACAAGCTGCACATGGGTATTTAGTTGTCACCAGATTTGTAGAGGTGACATCACTGCTGTAAAGTCCTAACTGGATGGCCCCGAAGGTCCCAAATGCTTATGCCCCGGATGTCTAAGAGTTAGAGCAGCAAATATTCCTTACACTGCCACTGGCCacactgctgtctgtctgtcatgctTCTCGTCCCCAAATTTCCCTGCAGAACCCTACTCAATGCCACTCCATTGCCATTTTATATttctggttgtgagcctagcctttaacagctgagccatctctccagcccatccattgccattttaaagacaaggtctctacgtagtcctggctaccctggaacttcctatgtagaccaagttggccttaaaTTTACAAAAACGGCCTGCTTccgaagtgctaggattaaaggctggtgCCACCCCGCTGCGCTTGCCTTAGTTAAATCTTAAATCTAGAGTTGCTTCGGGTCTAAGAGGACACCTTGGAGCCTCTTCAAAGGTTTGAACAAATTCCAGCTTGTTCAGTCCGAGTTTGTGTCCCAGAAGGGGGCGCCCCACACCCAACCCAGCCCGCAGGCCCTCCCTCGCCTACCGTGCTGATCCCAGCGCCCGTGTAGACCACCAAGTGTTTGGCATTCCGGACAGCTCCCGCCAGTTCCCGGACTTTCCTCCGCAGCTCCTCTGGGTCATCACACACCTGACAGGAGCCGGGGCTGGTCATACCGGCCGCAGCCCG
Above is a window of Onychomys torridus chromosome 8, mOncTor1.1, whole genome shotgun sequence DNA encoding:
- the Sirt7 gene encoding NAD-dependent protein deacetylase sirtuin-7 isoform X3: MAAGGGLSRSERKAAERVRRLREEQQRERLRQVSRILRKAAAERSAEEGRLLAESEDLVTELQGRSRRREGLKRRQEEVCDDPEELRRKVRELAGAVRNAKHLVVYTGAGISTAASIPDYRGPNGVWTLLQKGRSVSAADLSEAEPTLTHMSITRLHEQKLVQHVVSQNCDGLHLRSGLPRTAISELHGNMYIEVSGTRGTQGPGDRQISLTMPSHPQVCTSCIPNREYVRVFDVTERTALHRHQTGRTCHKCGTQLRDTIVHFGERGTLGQPLNWEAATEAASKADTILCLGSSLKVLKKYPRLWCMTKPPNRRPKLYIVNLQWTPKDDWAALKLHGKCDDVMQLLMDELGLEIPVYSRVL
- the Sirt7 gene encoding NAD-dependent protein deacetylase sirtuin-7 isoform X1 → MAAGGGLSRSERKAAERVRRLREEQQRERLRQVSRILRKAAAERSAEEGRLLAESEDLVTELQGRSRRREGLKRRQEEVCDDPEELRRKVRELAGAVRNAKHLVVYTGAGISTAASIPDYRGPNGVWTLLQKGRSVSAADLSEAEPTLTHMSITRLHEQKLVQHVVSQNCDGLHLRSGLPRTAISELHGNMYIEVSGTRGTQGPGDRQISLTMPSHPQVCTSCIPNREYVRVFDVTERTALHRHQTGRTCHKCGTQLRDTIVHFGERGTLGQPLNWEAATEAASKADTILCLGSSLKVLKKYPRLWCMTKPPNRRPKLYIVNLQWTPKDDWAALKLHGKCDDVMQLLMDELGLEIPVYSRWQDPIFSLATPLRAGEEGSHSRKSLCRSREEAPPGDQSAPLSSAPPILGGWFGRGCAKRAKRKKAP
- the Sirt7 gene encoding NAD-dependent protein deacetylase sirtuin-7 isoform X2 — its product is MAAGGGLSRSERKAAERVRRLREEQQRERLRQVSRILRKAAAERSAEEGRLLAESEDLVTELQGRSRRREGLKRRQEEVCDDPEELRRKVRELAGAVRNAKHLVVYTGAGISTAASIPDYRGPNGVWTLLQKGRSVSAADLSEAEPTLTHMSITRLHEQKLVQHVVSQNCDGLHLRSGLPRTAISELHGNMYIEVCTSCIPNREYVRVFDVTERTALHRHQTGRTCHKCGTQLRDTIVHFGERGTLGQPLNWEAATEAASKADTILCLGSSLKVLKKYPRLWCMTKPPNRRPKLYIVNLQWTPKDDWAALKLHGKCDDVMQLLMDELGLEIPVYSRWQDPIFSLATPLRAGEEGSHSRKSLCRSREEAPPGDQSAPLSSAPPILGGWFGRGCAKRAKRKKAP